The DNA window AAAGAGAAAAAAACATAGGAAAATTAGAACAGATATATAATGAACAGTCAAATTTAAATTTATGATTTTAGATATAAAAAAAGCATAATAAAGGAGCTATGTATGGAAATAAGGATAAAATTACAACCTTTATATAGAAATGAATTAAATTTTTCAGAAGCTTTCTGTACAGTGCCAATAATAATAGATAAAACAATGATATGGGGAGCTTATGATGTAGACTTAAATATGTCAGAGTATATTTGGTGTCAATTACCTGAAAAATTTAAAGAAAAAATAAAGAATTATAAAGGATATACTATAAAATCTATGATAATTACTGTAACAGATATTACAGCATATAGTGTTAGTATTAGTAATCATGAAAAATTAAAAGATACCATAACAATGGAAGAGATTTATGAAGATTTTTCGAAAAGTAAGAAAATAGAAAGATTTTTATGTGAGTGTGATTTTCCTTACTCAAATATGTCTGTCTATTTCCAAAATTTAGGAGAAATATATGCAGAATTTGAATTAGAAGATTGGGTATATCATGAAAAAGAAGCTAAGAAAGAATGGAAAATAAGTGAAAGGGAAAGAAGAAAAATAAGAGAAATATATAAAGTTGAACCAAAAATTATAAGGACTGAACCTCCACAAATAAAAGGACTTGTACCAAAAGAAGAAGTTATCCAAGAAACATTATTAGAAAAAATTAATGAAGAGCGATTTAAGTTTGAACAAATTTTAAAAAAATTTCATAAAGAAGATAGTATCCCAAAAGAAAGTCTTTTATTAATATTTGAAAAATTTCCTCTTCTTATAGATAGAGAAATTGATAGTTTGCTTTTTAATTTAAAATATATAATGTTAATAATAAAAACTACAGAAAAATTAAAAATAGTAATTCCAGAAAGCATTAGAAGTGAAATAGGATACTGGTTAACAGATATGCAAGCAAAAATTAGGAAAGAAGAAGAGGAAAATTTATTTAAAGAAATTAGAGACAAATTAAATCTTAAAAAAGTTTATAAAAGTGGAACATATGAATTTTTCTAAATTATTATAAGGAAAAATAGAGTATTATAAAACTTTATACATTTTATAGATAAATAAAAATATATTAATATTTTTATGACATTATGATAAAATAATGATAGGAGGTATAAATGGAAAAAGAATATATTAAAGCAAGTGAATATGCGAAGAAAATGTCCTTACATATTAGAACTGTCTATCGTTATTATCATAATGGAAAAATAAAAGGTTATCAAGATAAGGAAACAGGAACTATTTTTATTCTTAATCCTTTTAAAAGTAAAAATGAAGATAATCTTGAAAATAAAGTTGTTTTATATGCAAGAGTATCTTCAAATGAAAACAAAAACAATTTAGAAAGTCAATTAGAAAGATTAAGATTATTTGCTATCACTAAAGGTTATCAAATAGTAAAAGAAATAAAAGAGGTAGGTAGTGGATTGAATGATAATCGTTCTAAATTGAATTACTTATTAGAAAAAGAATTGAATAAATTTGAAATTTTATTGGTAGAACATAAAGATAGATTAACAAGATTTGGTTTTAATTATGACGAAGTAAAAGAAAAACAGAAAAATTAATAAAGGACTTAGAAGATGAAAGTAAAGAGAATAGTTAAGTTTAATATTAAAAAATCTCATATAGATTACAAATATATTAAAACTCAATTAATAGAAAGCAAAGAAATATATAACTTCGCTAATTATATTCTAAGACAACTTTACTTTAAGAACTCTAACAAACATAAATATTCATTAGAATTTATAAATGAATATCCTAGTTTAAAAGATTTATTTTTAAAATATATAGAAGAAAACAAGCAATTTTCATCTTTATTTTATAAGATTATTTGTGAGTTTTCTAAGTTAAAACAATATTCTATCAACTTGAAGATAGTACAAAACATAGTAGATAAACTTAAAAATGATTGGACTTCTTATTGGAAATTATTAAAGATGAAAAAAAACAAAACTTATGATGAGAAAATTAATATACCTAGATACAAAAAAAAATATAACCTAGTAGAATACAATAATCAAGTAATATCTAAAAAGAAATTAAAACAAGGATATATTGGAACTGATAAGATGAAACAAGGAATTAAAATTGCTAATAGACATAAGGTTTTAGATTGTAAATGCTTTAGAATATACAATAAGAATGATAAGATACTATGCGAACTAATATATGAAAAAAAGATAGAACAAGTTAAAAAGAATGATAGAGTAGCAAGTATAGATATTGGATTAGAAAATTTATTTACAATAGCTTTTAATTATAATAAAAAAGGAATATCAATAAAAGGAACTAAATTAAAAGCAATCAATCAATATTTTAATAAGGAAAAAGCTAGACTACAATCAATGTTACCTAATAAACAATATGTTTCTAAGTTTATAAATCAACTACTATATAAAAGAACAGAACAACTTAGAAACTATATAGGATATTATACTAATAAATTAATTGAGACATTAAGAACTGAAAGAATATCAAAATTAGTAGTAGGCTATAATAAAGGGTGGAAACAAGAAATAAATATAGGAAGTAAGAACAATCAAAGTTTTGTAAATATACCATTTAGAAAGATCTTAGATATATTAAGATATAAATTAGAAGATAACGGAATAGAGTATAAAGAACAAGAAGAAAGTTATACTTCAAATGTAGTGGTATAATAGAATTGTAACACAAGAGTCTAATAAGATAAAATATTTTATGGAGGTTTCTATGATTAATAAATATGATATTGAATTTAAGAAGAAAATTGTTAGACTTTTCCTTGAAGAAGGTAGAACTAAAAAGAGTATATCTACTGAGTTCTCTGTTTCTGTTGCTACTATTTCTAATTGGGTTAGACAATTCCGTGATGAATGCCAAATTAATGAAAAAGCCAATCATGAATACGACTATATGAAAGAAAATCTTAGACTTCGTAAAGAACTTGAAGAAACTAAAAAAGAAAATGAATTCTTAAAAAAAGCAGCGGCATTCTTCGCGAAGGAAATCGATTAATGGCTTATCGTTTCATTCAAAAATATAGTTTTCTATTTGGAGTTAGATGGTTATTAAGAAGACTTAATATCTATCCTAATGCTTATTACAATTATCTTAAAAATAGGAAAAAGGAAAGTATTCAGGAAAAAGAAAATATAAAAAGTAAAATTAAAGAGATTTATCATTCTAATAATGGTATATTAGGTCATAGACAAATTAAAAAATTTTTACAAAGATTGTATAACATTAATATTAGTAAGACTACTGCGCATAAATATTTAAATAAGGAGTTAAAACTTTCTTCTATTACAAGAGTTAAGAGACTTAACTATAAAAAGGGAAAGCCTCATAAAATTTTTGAAAATTTATTGAACCAAAATTTCTATGTCTCAGAACCCAACAAAATCTGGTGTACAGATTTCACATATTTAAAATTAACAGATGGAAGTTTTAGATACAACTGTAGTATTTTAGATTTATATGACAGAAGCATAGTATCTAGCATAACAGCTAAAGAAATGACAAGTGATTTAGCGATAAAAACATTAGAAAGAGCATTAAGAAAAGTAACAAAAATAAGGAATAAGATAATATTACATAGTGATCAAGGAAGCCAATATTCTTCAAAGAAATTTGTAGAGTATTGTGAAAAAAATATGATACAACAAAGTATGAGTAGAGCAGGATGTCCCTATGATAATGCACCAATGGAGAGATATTTTAATACATTAAAAAATGAGTTAATAAATCATTACTATTACAAGACAGAAAAAGAAATATATGAATCAATAGAGGAATTTGCATATGTGTGGTATAACCATGTAAGACCACATTCTTATAATGATTATATGACACCATATGAGAAAAGAAGGAGCTTTAAAAAGATAAATAAAGAAATTAATTTTAATTAGATGTTACTGTTACAATTTTGCTTGACCAGAACAAAAAGCAAGTTATCTTGATAATGATGAAATACCAATATATAAAGAAGAAACAAATGAAATAAAATTTAATGGTAGAAGAATAAAAAGAGGCATTTATAAATCTAAACAAGGCAAGATAATAAATGCCGATTTGAATGGAGCATTGAATATATTAAAGAAGTCAGGAGAGAAACTAATAGAAGAATTAGAATATTTAAGATTTGATAATATATTTACAAGCAAGTTAGTATAGCCATAAGAACATACTAATATGGTGGTTGTGTAGTACAGCCAATATGAAATAGTAATTCTATTACTATTATCTATGAACTTAATCTAATGTCATACTTATACTTAGATTTTGATACTATGAATAAAAATTATGTAGGAACTTATGGAGTAATTAAAAAAAATGGAGGAATAGACCTTATTTGTTCAGTAAATTATGAAGGAGGAGGTTTATTTGCCTCAATATTAAAGTGCATAGATGAAAATGATGAATATTTAAAAGTTATTACATTTGGAAATTGTAAAGAAGAAAGTGAAAAAATAGCAATAATAAAAAAAAGGATACGAAATATTAAGAAAGCCTAAATGTTCTGGTCAAGCAAAATTGTAACAGTAACATCTAATTAAAATTAATTTCTTTATTTATCTTTTTAAAGCTCCTTCTTTTCTCATATGGTGTCATATAATCATTATAAGAATGTGGTCTTACATGGTTATACCACACATATGCAAATTCCTCTATTGATTCATATATTTCTTTTTCTGTTTTGTAATAGTAATGATTTATTAACTCATTTTTTAATGTATTAAAATATCTCTCCATTGGTGCATTATCATAGGGACATCCCGCTCTACTCATACTTTGTTGTATCATATTTTTTTCACAATACTCTACAAATTTCTTTGAAGAATATTGGCTTCCTTGATCACTATGTAATATTATCTTATTCCTTATTTTTGTTACTTTTCTTAACGCTCTTTCTAATGTTTTTATCGCTAAATCACTTGTCATTTCTTTAGCTGTTATGCTAGATACTATGCTTCTGTCATATAAATCTAAAATACTACAGTTGTATCTAAAACTTCCATCTGTTAATTTTAAATATGTAAAATCTGTACACCAGATTTTATTAGGTTCTGAGACATAGAAATTTTGTTTCAATAAATTTTCAAAAATTTTATGAGGCTTTCCCTTTTTATAGTTAAGTCTCTTAACTCTCGCAATAGAAGAAAGTTTTAACTCCTTATTTAAATATTTATGCGCAGTAGTCTTACTAATATTAATGTTATACAATCTTTGTAAAAATTTTTTAATTTGTCTATGACCTAATATACCATTATTAGAATGATAAATCTCTTTAATTTTACTTTTTATATTTTCTTTTTCCTGAATACTTTCCTTTTTTCTATTTTTAAGATAATTGTAATAAGCATTAGGATAGATATTAAGTCTTCTTAGTAACCATCTAACCCCAAATAGAAAACTATATTTTTGAATGAAACGATAAGCCATTAATCGATTTCCTTCGCGAAGAATGCCGCTGCTTTTTTTAAGAATTCATTTTCTTTTTTAGTTTCTTCAAGTTCTTTATGAAGTCTAAGGTTTTCTTTCATATAGTCGTATTCATGATTGGCTTTTTCATTAATTTGGCATTCATCACGGAATTGTCTAACCCAGTTAGAAATAGTAGCAACAGAAACAGAGAATTCATTAGATATGCTCTTTTTAGTTCTACCTTCTTCAAGGAAAAGTCTAACAATTTTTTTCTTAAATTCAATATCATATTTATTAATCATAGAAACCTCCATAAAATATTTTATCTTATTAGACTCTTGTGTTACAATTCTATTATACCACTACAAAATTTAATGTAGGAGATAAAGTAAGATTAATTAAGTATCCTGATGAAATAGCAATAGTAAAAGAAATAATATGGCATGAAAAAAATAGAAGAATTTTCTATATCTTAGATGTTGAAGGAAATAAAAAGAGAAGTAATAGTTGGTATTATGAAGATGAAAATAAGTTTGAAAAAATAAATGAATAAAATCTACATATTCATTGAATTATTATATTAAAGGAAATTTTATAAAAATTTTTTATTTTCTTTCTACATGTAACATATGGAATTACAGATAAAATAGAGGTTAAAAATGAGTGAATTACAAACAGTTAGAAAAAAAATACATGGTGATTTTTTCTTAGAAAAAAGCTATAAAAATGAGAAATTGTTTTATGAAGTTTTAAGATATAAAGATGATTATATAGGTATTAACTATGGTTATTTAGACGATGAACTAAGTGAAGAAACATATATAAATGACAATAGAATTGGAATGCTTATAAGTAATGAGAAAGAAAAAATTCATATTTGTACTCTAGATGGAAAAAGGAATGAGGTAGGGATAACTGTTGCATATCATAATAAGAGTGGAAGATTAGCTTATGAAATGGATTATTTAGATGATATTTGTATGGCTACTAATAGGATATATAAAGATGATTTTATCAAAAATGTTCCTTTAATAAAAGATTTGCAAAAAAGGAAAAATATAGATAAAAAATACTATAAAAAGTATTATGAATTTAAGTATAAAAAAAATATATTAAGAGTAGAGAAAATATATTGTAAAAAAACAGGAAAAATGGTGGATTTTAAAGCCTATAAAAATAATAAATTATATGGTTTTAGAGAAGTAAGAGATGATAATGGTAATATTATATTGAGAGGAAGTTATTTAAATAATAAAAAAATAGGGATATGGCATGAATATGAAAATAATAAAGTAAAAATAAAAGTAGCATTTGATGAGAATGAAAAATTTTTAGGAATATATAGAGAATTTTTTTCAAATGGTGATATCAAGGAAGAAAAATATTATTTTCAAGGTAAGGAAATAGAAGAAGAAAAAATATAAAAATATTTTTATTCTATAGAAGTATATCAGTCCATATAGAAAAGGAAATAACAAAGAAAATAAGTTATTATTAATTCATAACAAGGCAGCCAAGTTAGAAAATAAAAAAATTAAAAATTATGGAGGTAAAAGTTATGAATGCAACTGAAAAAAAGGAACTAATGGGAAAATATGCTAAAAAATTGGAAAATGCTATAAAAAGGGAAGCATCAGTGATGAAAGAAATAGAAAATGATAAAGCACTGATAAAATACCTTGAAGGACAAAAAACTTCAGGAGCAGCCTTTGATAACACGGTCTATGAAAGTTATGATGCTTGGATAGAAACAATAAGAAAACAAATAAAGAAATCTGAAAGCACTCTAACAAATATAGAGTTTAAAAAAGTTGAACTAGAAGCAATACAAAAATATATAGCATAATAAAAAATTAAATATCAGCTGATATAAAGAAAATGGAGTTTAGCGACTCCATTTTTTTATAAAAAAATATATTGAAATTTAATATAAAATTATGTATATAAAAGTTGTAAAATAAAGTGTCACATAAAAAAATAAAAAGAGAACCATAATAGTTTTCATGGTATGATTAAGTCTGCGAAAACAAATCAAAGGAGAAAAGCTATTATGATTCAACAACAGTATACAATAAAAAGAAGAAAAGGACAACATTTAACTTTAATTGAGAGAGGTAAAATTGAAGCTTTCTTAAAAATTAATATGCCTAAAATTCAAATTGCTTCTGAAATTGGTATTAGTACCAGAACTCTTTATCGCGAAATTAGCAGAGGAATGATTAAAGGACTTCTTAATTCTGATTACTCTACTTATGATGCATATTCTGCTGAGTTTGCACACAGAAAATACTTAGAAGCTATGAAAGGTAAAGAAGGAACACTAAAAATTGGTAAAAATCGTAAATTAATAGAGTATGTTGAGAATTCTATGCTTAATGATAAAAATTCTCCATATGTAGCCTTAGAAAATGCTAAAAAAGAAAATATAGAAGTGAATATTTGTTTAAAGACACTATATAACTACATTCATAAAGAATTATTCATAAATTTTTCTGAAGAAGATATGATTTACAAAAAAGATAGAAGAAAGCAAGAAAGGATTCCAAAAAGAATAAGAAAGATCGGAGGAAAGAGTATAGAAGAAAGGCCAGAAGAAATAAATAACAGACAAGAATTAGGTCATTTTGAAGCAGATACTGTGTTAGGAAAAAGAGGAACAAAGGAAGCTATATTAGTATTAACAGATAGAAAAACAAGGCTAGAAATGGTAAGAAAGATACCTGATAAAACAGCAGAAAGTGTGATAAAAGAATTAAGTAAAATAATAACAGAGTATCCTGGGATGATAAAAAGTATAACAAGTGATAATGGTAGTGAATTTATGAGAGCAGACAAGATAGAGGAAGAAAATATCGCATATTATTATGCACATAGTTATAGCTCATGGGAAAGAGGAAGCAATGAGAATAATAACAAGTTAATAAGGAGATTTATTCCTAAAGGAACTGACATATCAGAAATAAGTGAAGAAGAAATTAAGCGAATAGAAAAGTGGATGAATGATTACCCAAGAAAAATATTTAATGGAAAAAGTGCAAATGAAATGTATTTAAGTAAATTTACTAAATATTTTTCATAATGTGATATTTATAGTTGCAATTTACTTTAAAGCTTGGACAATAATATGGTTCTTGACAAAGGTCAGGATAATATTTTTGGAGTAACTTCCAAAATAGTTTTAATTTTCTTTTTAATGAATCATCTTTAAGAGAATTCATTATGGATATTCTAGTTTGGTTAAATGCTCTACTAACTAGATTAACAATATGAAATTTATCTAATACTATCTCAGACTCAGGAAAAATAGATTTTACTAAACTAATATATGGAGAATACATATCCATACAGATATATTTTACATTATTCCTAGCTTCAAGTGAAAATCTTGAAAAATATTCTGTTAAGGAATTTAATCTTCTATCTTCAATAATATCAATAATATTTTTAGTTTGATAATCAGCAAAGATAAAAGACATAGCACCATCAATATTTTTAACTGACTTAAACTCATCTAATTGGAGTCAAATATTATATATCAATAATATGGAAGTGAAATATATTGGAAAGAAAAGAATTAATAGATTTAATAGAACAAATAAAAAACTTTGAAGGAACAGAGGAAGAAGAAGATATTCTTTTAGAAAAACTACAAAATTTAGTTTTGGATCCAGAAATATCTGATTATATATACTGGACTGACATGAGTTCAGAAGAAATAGCAGACAAAGTATTGGCTTATAAACCAATCATATTAAAGAATAAGTAAAAATCTATTAAAAATTCTTGAAACAAGGAGGAAAGTATGAGAAAATTTTCTATACATGGAACAGAAGAAGGAAATACAACATCAATTAAATTAGATGAAATTGCAATTTTAGCAGATCCAGATACTCTTTTAAAAATAGGAGAATTTATAATAAAAACTGCACATGTAATGAAGGGCTATGAGGTTGATTATAGTCATCTTCAAGATGAAGTTTCAGACTTTGATAGTAAAAATAATACTGATATTATTATATATAACCAAGATTATAATTATAAAAGTGATATAGATTAGGAAATTAGAATGAGTAATAAAAATAATTTTTTAGGAAATATTTCAAGTTTAAAAGAAAAAATATATAAAAATATCTCAAAAGATAATGAGGATTTAATAATTTTTTTAGATATATTTAGCCAATTTAGTAAAAATACAAATAACATAAAAGAATTTATATATTCAAATGAAGAAATTTCAAAAAATTTTTTTAATTTAATAAAATTCAAGAAAAATGATTTGGAAGATATATATACTATTCTAAATTATATTAAAGAGAGCTCTAAAAAAGAAGATTTAGAAATATATGGTAAAGAACTTGATAGAGGAATTTATGAAATAAGATGGATTATTGAGGAGAAAAAACTTTATCAAAGTATTTTTGAGAATTTTGAGGACAATATTTTATCTAAGAATAGCATTGTAAATGAAGAGTATAAAGAGGAAGATTTTTCACAAAACCAATATTTAATAAAAACTTTTTCAAATAAGTTATGGAAAGATATTAATAAGGAAACTATTATAAACTTTTTAGAAGGCTTAGATTTCTATTATTTAAGTAATGAAGCATATTTTTTTATTATTCCAGCTTGTATTAGATATGGAATTGAAAAATTTGAAAATAATGAAGACTTAGAATATTTACTATTTTTTCTTTCAGATAGAGATAGAGCTAAATATGCAAATAATAAGATAAAAAAATTAGTAGTTTCTTATCTGGAATTACTAAAAAAATTAAAATTTTTAGCATTTGGAAGGGAAGAAGAGAAGTGTCTTGAAATATGGAGGTAAAAATTGTTAGAAATATTAGGTAAATCACTAAATAGAATTTTATTAGGTACAAAAAGAAATGAGATAGGAGATGAAATTTTAAATAATCCAGGTTATTTTTTAGAATTTGATAGAAAGAATAAAGTACAATCAGAAGCTAGTTTAATTACTATATCTGTTTTAGATAGAAAAGAATTTAGTTTAAATAAAAAGACAATTAATTTTAAAAATTTAAGTAAATTTATAAAATCTGAAAAAAATATTACAGAGCAAGAAGATGATGGATATTCATATATATTTCCAGAATACAATCTAGTTCTATATGTAGACTACATAGATCAAAATTTTATGCAAATTTTAATTTATGATGATAGTTTGAAAGATTTGTATGAGGAGTAAATTATGTATAAAGATATTATAAAATTGGTGAGTGGAGATATAACAAAAATCCCAGAAGTTGAAGCAATAGTAAATGCAGCTAATAACTATCTTGAAATAGGTGGTGGAGTTTGTGGGGCAATTTTTAGAGCAGCAGGAAATGAGCTTATTAAAGAA is part of the Fusobacterium nucleatum genome and encodes:
- a CDS encoding IS607 family transposase; the encoded protein is MEKEYIKASEYAKKMSLHIRTVYRYYHNGKIKGYQDKETGTIFILNPFKSKNEDNLENKVVLYARVSSNENKNNLESQLERLRLFAITKGYQIVKEIKEVGSGLNDNRSKLNYLLEKELNKFEILLVEHKDRLTRFGFNYDEVKEKQKN
- a CDS encoding transposase; amino-acid sequence: MKVKRIVKFNIKKSHIDYKYIKTQLIESKEIYNFANYILRQLYFKNSNKHKYSLEFINEYPSLKDLFLKYIEENKQFSSLFYKIICEFSKLKQYSINLKIVQNIVDKLKNDWTSYWKLLKMKKNKTYDEKINIPRYKKKYNLVEYNNQVISKKKLKQGYIGTDKMKQGIKIANRHKVLDCKCFRIYNKNDKILCELIYEKKIEQVKKNDRVASIDIGLENLFTIAFNYNKKGISIKGTKLKAINQYFNKEKARLQSMLPNKQYVSKFINQLLYKRTEQLRNYIGYYTNKLIETLRTERISKLVVGYNKGWKQEINIGSKNNQSFVNIPFRKILDILRYKLEDNGIEYKEQEESYTSNVVV
- a CDS encoding IS3 family transposase (programmed frameshift) → MINKYDIEFKKKIVRLFLEEGRTKKSISTEFSVSVATISNWVRQFRDECQINEKANHEYDYMKENLRLRKELEETKKENEFFKKSSGILREGNRLMAYRFIQKYSFLFGVRWLLRRLNIYPNAYYNYLKNRKKESIQEKENIKSKIKEIYHSNNGILGHRQIKKFLQRLYNINISKTTAHKYLNKELKLSSITRVKRLNYKKGKPHKIFENLLNQNFYVSEPNKIWCTDFTYLKLTDGSFRYNCSILDLYDRSIVSSITAKEMTSDLAIKTLERALRKVTKIRNKIILHSDQGSQYSSKKFVEYCEKNMIQQSMSRAGCPYDNAPMERYFNTLKNELINHYYYKTEKEIYESIEEFAYVWYNHVRPHSYNDYMTPYEKRRSFKKINKEINFN
- a CDS encoding IS3 family transposase (programmed frameshift), which gives rise to MINKYDIEFKKKIVRLFLEEGRTKKSISNEFSVSVATISNWVRQFRDECQINEKANHEYDYMKENLRLHKELEETKKENEFFKKSSGILREGNRLMAYRFIQKYSFLFGVRWLLRRLNIYPNAYYNYLKNRKKESIQEKENIKSKIKEIYHSNNGILGHRQIKKFLQRLYNINISKTTAHKYLNKELKLSSIARVKRLNYKKGKPHKIFENLLKQNFYVSEPNKIWCTDFTYLKLTDGSFRYNCSILDLYDRSIVSSITAKEMTSDLAIKTLERALRKVTKIRNKIILHSDQGSQYSSKKFVEYCEKNMIQQSMSRAGCPYDNAPMERYFNTLKNELINHYYYKTEKEIYESIEEFAYVWYNHVRPHSYNDYMTPYEKRRSFKKINKEINFN
- a CDS encoding IS30 family transposase gives rise to the protein MIQQQYTIKRRKGQHLTLIERGKIEAFLKINMPKIQIASEIGISTRTLYREISRGMIKGLLNSDYSTYDAYSAEFAHRKYLEAMKGKEGTLKIGKNRKLIEYVENSMLNDKNSPYVALENAKKENIEVNICLKTLYNYIHKELFINFSEEDMIYKKDRRKQERIPKRIRKIGGKSIEERPEEINNRQELGHFEADTVLGKRGTKEAILVLTDRKTRLEMVRKIPDKTAESVIKELSKIITEYPGMIKSITSDNGSEFMRADKIEEENIAYYYAHSYSSWERGSNENNNKLIRRFIPKGTDISEISEEEIKRIEKWMNDYPRKIFNGKSANEMYLSKFTKYFS
- a CDS encoding bacteriocin immunity protein, with product MLERKELIDLIEQIKNFEGTEEEEDILLEKLQNLVLDPEISDYIYWTDMSSEEIADKVLAYKPIILKNK
- a CDS encoding primosomal protein N; this translates as MSNKNNFLGNISSLKEKIYKNISKDNEDLIIFLDIFSQFSKNTNNIKEFIYSNEEISKNFFNLIKFKKNDLEDIYTILNYIKESSKKEDLEIYGKELDRGIYEIRWIIEEKKLYQSIFENFEDNILSKNSIVNEEYKEEDFSQNQYLIKTFSNKLWKDINKETIINFLEGLDFYYLSNEAYFFIIPACIRYGIEKFENNEDLEYLLFFLSDRDRAKYANNKIKKLVVSYLELLKKLKFLAFGREEEKCLEIWR